The following coding sequences lie in one Plasmodium sp. gorilla clade G2 genome assembly, chromosome: 11 genomic window:
- a CDS encoding RAP protein, putative encodes MLLTNVRFLSKCMKIKIAKRKSWVKRNKKWMLPKVENSYLKQEQDFTVPHKVISTCLNKEYEKNNTKDNLKCEEDDDNNKYFKNILKELHNNNNKRNGNLLKPHEYKKLLNKDKYKQNDDKLNLKDLLKKGTKPINLNMESIDHLKEEKDKEKKKKDIDTFWYMPNPFEKKGVYGMKENSFYKSFLKDRERSLDKINEKQLNKNDQQLLKQLKKYNNNHNINNELLENSISINDNQNKEKKIRIPPRKYWYDNNYSTPDTNTINTVKARDLRFLMMNEARLVRKGKNIDVELWLCFMNRVIQLSPIVHVRSLLRYLQTIASVKIINKKMLNDIFCEIFKRENDMKPKHYVYLFQSCSRLKWNDFNLIYALKNMTLCWSILRNNFIIKSANSISKLGLASNVYSKALQITLNERLNNFSGRNLKAIKAITFLEFFNEDMIIKFISRATFYKEYFNYYTRNLQMLYLYIVLFHSSIYNNLTQEQKSFLQYYSQDRNLKKINKKKHKKRMRTLSMGDQVGNEKGEANLGGYNSGDDDSYGDGSYGDDSYGDGSDDDDSDDDDSDDDDSDDDNSDDDDSDDDNKNFDNNKNVKIGNKICGGYTCTLHKEVSDFLNKLNIEHLNSINCGPFMVDIYHPSSNYIIELNAHFQYYFNSESLTTLSKWRHKFLSQMGYKVIHISYRIWNNLHNDAQKMEYIYSVLPKVILESSSYNSNLTKM; translated from the coding sequence atgctTTTAACAAATGTAAGATTTTTAAGCAAatgtatgaaaataaaaatagccAAGAGAAAAAGCTGGgtgaaaagaaataaaaaatggatGTTGCCAAAAGTGGAAAATTCTTATTTAAAACAAGAACAAGATTTTACTGTTCCTCATAAAGTTATTTCCACAtgtttaaataaagaatatgaaaaaaataatacaaaagataatttaaaatgcgaagaagatgatgataataataaatacttTAAGAATATACTTAAAGAactacataataataataataaaagaaatggaaatttattaaaaccacatgaatataaaaaattattgaataaagacaaatataaacaaaatgatgataaattaaatttaaaagatttattaaaaaaaggaactaagccaataaatttaaatatggaAAGTATTGATcatttaaaagaagaaaaagataaagaaaagaaaaaaaaagatatagaCACTTTTTGGTATATGCCTAATccttttgaaaaaaaaggtGTTTATGGAATGAAAgaaaattctttttataaatcttttttaaaagatagaGAAAGGAGTCTagataaaattaatgaaaaacaattaaataaaaatgatcaacaattattaaaacaattaaaaaaatataataataatcataatataaataatgaattattaGAAAATAGTATATCCATAAATGATAaccaaaataaagaaaaaaaaattagaattCCTCCTAGGAAATATTggtatgataataattattcgaCACCTGATACTAATACAATCAATACTGTTAAAGCTAGAGATTTAAGATTTCTAATGATGAATGAGGCAAGACTAGTTaggaaaggaaaaaatattgatGTCGAATTATGGTTATGTTTTATGAATAGAGTCATACAATTATCACCCATAGTACATGTACGTAGTCTTCTTAGATATTTACAAACTATAGCTTctgttaaaattattaacaaaaaaatgttaaatgatatattttgtgaaatatttaaaagagaAAATGATATGAAACCAAAACATTATGTATATCTTTTTCAAAGTTGTTCAAGATTAAAATGGAatgattttaatttaatttatgctttaaaaaatatgaccTTATGCTGGTCCATCTTAAGAAATAATTTCATCATAAAATCAGCTAATTCTATATCCAAATTAGGATTAGCAAGTAATGTGTATAGTAAAGCTTTGCAAATAACACTAAATGAAagattaaataattttagtGGAAGAAATCTAAAAGCAATAAAAGCTATAACCTTTCTAGAATTTTTTAATGAAGACATGATTATCAAATTTATATCGCGCGCTACATTTTAcaaagaatattttaattattatacgCGAAACTTAcaaatgttatatttatatattgtattatttcATAGTTCTATATACAATAACTTGACTCAGGAACAGAAGTCTTTTTTACAGTATTATTCTCAAGATagaaatttgaaaaaaataaataagaagaAACATAAGAAAAGGATGAGAACATTGTCAATGGGTGACCAAGTGGGAAATGAAAAGGGTGAGGCTAATTTGGGGGGTTACAATTCAGGTGATGATGATTCATATGGTGATGGTTCATATGGTGATGATTCATATGGTGATGGTTCAGATGATGACGATTCAGATGATGACGATTCAGATGATGACGATTCAGATGATGACAATTCAGATGATGACGATTCCGATGATgacaataaaaattttgataataacaaaaatgtCAAAATAGGAAACAAGATATGTGGTGGTTATACCTGTACGTTACATAAAGAAGTTAGTGATTTTTTAAACAAGCTAAATATAGAACATCTGAACTCAATAAATTGTGGACCGTTTATGGTTGATATATATCATCCTTcatcaaattatataatagaatTGAATGCtcattttcaatattatttcaATTCAGAAAGTTTAACTACCTTATCAAAATGGAGACATAAGTTTTTATCACAAATGGGCTATAAAGTCATTCACATATCTTATCGCATATGGAATAACTTACATAATGATGCTcaaaaaatggaatatatatatagtgtgTTACCTAAGGTTATATTGGAAAGTTCCTCATATAATTCGAATTTGACCAAAATGtag
- a CDS encoding mitochondrial ribosomal protein L37, putative codes for MLSYYKNVISFNNKGVIFSICSRTIFVSQRNLAPKVKPGKKGQDKKDTASGSTTESSEKAHIFNIYNTVNEDHEILPDHAYPKWLWKLEKPLKSYGELALMFLYGKDIENATAQDYHRFRRLHNKNLIKLNNLRLKKSKRSTVKPIFWDL; via the exons ATGTTATCATATTACAAAAATGTTATTTCCTTTAATAATAAAGGtgtaatattttcaatatgtTCAAGAACAATTTTTGTAAGTCAACGTAACTTAGCTCCAAAGGTAAAACCTGGGAAAAAAGGACAAGATAAAAAAGATACAGCATCAGGTAGTACTACTGAAAGTAGTGAGAAAgctcatatttttaatatatacaatactGTAAATGAGGATCATGAAATATTACCAGATCACGCATATCCAAAATGGTTATGGAAATTGGAAAAGCCTTTAAAAAGTTATGGAGAGCTTGCTTTAATGTTCTTATATGGAAag gatATTGAAAATGCCACTGCTCAAGATTACCATCGATTTCGTAGGTTGCATaacaaaaatttaattaaacTGAATAATTTAAGATTGAAAAAATCAAAACGATCAACCGTAAAACCCATATTTTGGGACCTTTAA
- a CDS encoding splicing factor, putative: MSNTLVSNESVPNSKVDEQEEEINAKIFPLASPELTNQILDVVQRATVYRQLKRGANEAVKSLHKGISELVVLAADAKPLEIISHIPLVCEDKNTPYVYVRSKMALGRACGISRSVIATSIVTKDGSPLETQITELKDLIEQMLI, from the exons atgtccAATACATTAGTTTCCAATGAAAGCGTACCTAATTCAAAAGTAGATGAACaggaagaagaaataaatgcAAAGATTTTTCCATTAGCTTCACCAGAATTAACAAATCAAATATTAGATGTTGTTCAAAGGGCTACTGTGTATAGGCAATTAAAAAGAGGAGCAAATGAAG ctGTTAAAAGTCTACATAAGGGAATATCAGAATTAGTTGTTTTGGCTGCTGATGCTAAACCTTTGGAAATTATTTCGCATATACCGCTCGTATGTGAAGATAAG aATACTCCTTATGTTTATGTAAGAAGTAAGATGGCATTGGGACGAGCATGCGGAATATCACGATCTGTAATTGCAACATCTATAGTTACAAAAGACGGATCACCATTAGAAACTCAAATTACTGAACTTAAAGATTTAATTGAACAGATGTTAATAtga
- a CDS encoding endoplasmic reticulum oxidoreductin, putative, with translation MRILLIPLILSLITYAIIFLKGKKISYIYISDNIRNKFENILLYFNIFEVQYPQSYINNEKLLGLHVRDIEKDAYRVYPILKELKQKDYFRVFKVNLHLSCKAFLKGNEKCKEIKKCSICECEQDEIPYNFRTNEIEIIENKMTNEDLKKTFIESKLYKDILGIYAPSNEGFISYVDLVYNSPSFTAYEGRNIWNMIYKENCFQNEKSECEEMNSFYKIISGMQSNIAVLSSEYFYLKNDFVFGEIQMNNKFNNDYLKNLNYDYSVTFFKEKIGLYPERIENLYFTFAILLRSMCRLKSLFKQCKCNSGYEQNDKEAVRLLDDLLENFYHSCSSKEFLEPLFPQHGKDILSKFMNITNILDCVPCVKCRLHGKLKTTALQIALVEGVSDEHIGSLERNEITALINALYYFADSILIINKFEDRLKLKKTIFIFYVLSFSLFLFLVIYSIVFLTIRNYKKKKKKVA, from the exons ATGAGAATTTTGTTAATACCTTTAATATTATCCCTAATAACATAtgctattatatttttaaagggGAAGAAaataagttatatatatattagtgataatataagaaataagtttgaaaatattttattgtattttaatatttttgaagTGCAGTACCCCCAAAGTTATATAAacaatgaaaaattattaggTTTACATGTAAGAGATATAGAAAAAGATGCATACAGAGTATATcctatattaaaagaattaaaacaaaaagattATTTTAGAGTATTCAAAGTTAATTTACATTTATCATGTAAAGCTTTTTTAAAAGGTAATGAGAAAtgtaaagaaataaaaaaatgtagtATTTGTGAGTGTGAACAAGATGAAATACCATATAATTTTAGAACAAACGAAATTGaaattatagaaaataaaatgacaAATGAAGATCTcaaaaaaacatttatagAAAGTAAATtgtataaagatatattaggAATTTATGCACCTTCAAATGAAGGATTTATATCTTATGTGGACCTCGTTTATAATTCTCCATCTTTTACAGCATATGAGGGTAGAAATATATG GAATATGATTTACAAAGAAAATTGTTTTCAGAATGAAAAAAGTGAGTGTGAAGAAATGAACAGtttctataaaataatttctgGCATGCAATCTAATATAGCTGTTTTATCAtcagaatatttttatttaaagaacGATTTTGTATTTGGTGAAATCCAgatgaataataaatttaataatgattatCTTAAAAATCTAAATTATGATTATAGTGTgacattttttaaagaaaaaataggATTATATCCAGAGAGAAtagaaaatttatatttcacATTTGCAATCCTGTTAAGGTCTATGTGTCGTCTTAAGTCGTTATTTAAGCAATGTAAATGTAATTCAG gaTATGAACAGAATGATAAAGAAGCAGTGAGACTGTTAGATGACCTATTAGAAAATTTCTATCATTCATGTTCTTCGAAAGAATTTCTGGAACCACTTTTTCCTCAACACGGCaaagatatattatcaaaGTTTATGAATATAACGAATATTCTAGATTGTGTTCCATGTGTCAAATGTAGATTACATGGAAAGTTGAAAACAACAGCATTGCAAATAGCACTCGTG gaaGGAGTGAGTGACGAACATATTGGCTCACTTGAACGCAATGAAATCACTGCCCTCATAAATGCCCTATACTATTTTGCAGAttctatattaataataaacaa ATTTGAGGATAGGCTAAAGTTAAAAAAgaccatttttattttttacgtTTTATCCTTTTCTCTATTTTTATTCCTAGTAATATATTCAATAGTTTTTCTGACTATTcgaaattacaaaaaaaaaaaaaaaaaagtagcataa
- a CDS encoding neutral-sphingomyelinase activation factor protein, putative, which produces MEKSQKIRSFNLLFLEEDEEYIDDMLITMKTRKEKEDNKNNNMNKNNNNNNNNNKNNNENKNENGNYIYVELKGRLRLCSKSLIFEAYNVDEEVLKFPFKKLENIKLGIFKNEIIIKTCEVIRIKTIIHNKKTRCISQFIYERKYKKNINALNNLYNEYYDEYKIIDNNNIHEKIYIFEKILNNFDDFLDTNKSYNNKDGSLVDSTKENNNNTLVNSEKQKQKKNIKIENKRNDHMSSNIHMNDYITDKLECDNKNKTNDNNGNIQIQNKDNQCGDETHLDRDHINNQTKGMSINLESSTDKEKEISFLYVFSCENSSMLMKKMKHIYDLIVKIKTAMIINEKQMDILIKEKKNKYKIGNKSRADEMINKNTNIIINNNNNNINSNVSCQNRNVLKSDNTKENNHNKEMKRTDDDNNKRNEYCTNNNGVVKNKELNLDKYIESIMNKLKENIKFDISSINIHEKIITNRIDGFWVYKVSPLLKVKGILNITNKYIYFQPYPNFTNKKEKKWNVEKILHVFKRIITMKPNALEIIFENEKRKKYDSLYIEFISYDDREIIINILKRIKSECFFIEENKDFVYVIQEKWCEGYISNYIYLDFLNCIGGRSRKDFSQYPIYPWIISCYRTDEKLEYDNKEIYRDLKKPVGCLNKNRLNSLIEKMHDHDYFYGSHYSTLAYVVYFLIRLYPECQLKLQSGKFDTISRMFLSMESTYHTALNANSSFIELIPEFYEDDESFLKNNLNIITNEGNINDVILPKWCSNPKEFLIFLKNALESNYVNENLNSWIDLIFGYKQNGHNAKECFNLFHPLTYMHSILNEKLSRDYNNKDNYESNKAEKENTFEQNFNQNIKDLITTMSSKALKTQLHEFGQCPYQIFKQPHVSKKKIQTFVYNENISNYHWYYSDVINQLLRQEIMKKKNKKQKTKNKTKKKKNLHIGSKGYATNEICRKKRIGIVGGDNSLVHYDYEGDNIDGDTDDDVDDYMDDDVDDDVDDYMDDDVDDNVDDYMDDDMIDATNPTLSYNLSSDKQRDILMDDKNMKYENVNINNKRKDDEYCDYFKRYNWNLYRAETFSSCKIRGIASTCEHTCFSCNNGYIKLITHKDLLNCNIKNNNNFISLKISDDNFSSINNIQNNYVLGTSTGNIVFINPKSILNIDYKNKYNNICENKSKIDIKEKVKNQNINHHRIENNNNNNNDEYEHEFFSDDLSDDLFNFHSNDSSDFLYNSFEDIFYDKNENIYNNIYDHINNKQDKGLFFNDNNIYSQIISKKIHNDTINSISCSYNYITTASSDETIELINADTNFDIIQVYDNFNDKVRYVQLKNKLLFAMSNDLKLFDIRIGKKNIYLNNINNFNSYNKLFLNISSQNRSSKKKFIESARKRIYNNNNNNNNNNIMYDDVNNNMMYDDVNNNMMYDDINNNMMYSKNLIGLSYEDNYVRVNYLNKPFLYEKKIKKNIHSNFNKNQSNFIHACLINDYNILCVDEKDYLYFYDIRNEKWHNILSNSLMGTIKHNNKYKLKKKRNYKIVSAACNKQRLCLINDDGHVFYEHMNFCDSNNILSKTNFFPRSSLINTKYISFFNHFDDINNINNDYILFTTEDAQMEIYKKGN; this is translated from the coding sequence ATGGAGAAATCACAAAAAATAAGATCCTTTAATTTGCTGTTTTTAGAAGAGGATGAGGAATACATTGATGACATGCTAATAACTATGAAAACaaggaaagaaaaagaagataataaaaataataatatgaataaaaataataataataataataataataataaaaataataatgaaaataaaaatgaaaatggtaattatatatatgttgaatTAAAGGGTCGATTAAGGCTGTGTTCTAAATCATTAATTTTTGAAGCATATAATGTTGATGAAGAAGTTTTGAAATttccttttaaaaaattagagaatataaaattaggaatatttaaaaatgaaataataattaagaCATGTGAAGTCATACGAATTAAAActattatacataataagAAGACGAGATGTATATCACAATTTATttatgaaagaaaatataaaaaaaatataaatgcgttaaataatttatataatgaatattatgatgaatataaaattatagataataataatatacatgaaaaaatatatatttttgaaaaaatattaaataattttgatgATTTTCTAGACACCAACAaatcttataataataaagatggaTCATTGGTTGATAGTACCAaagagaataataataatacacttGTAAATTCAGagaaacaaaaacaaaaaaaaaatataaaaatcgaaaataaaagaaatgatCATATGTCTtcaaatatacatatgaatgATTATATAACAGACAAACTAGAGTgtgacaataaaaataaaactaatGATAACAATggaaatatacaaatacaaaataaagataatcaATGTGGTGATGAAACTCATTTGGATAgagatcatataaataatcaaaCAAAAGGAATGTCAATAAATTTAGAATCTTCAacagataaagaaaaagaaataagcTTTTTGTATGTTTTTTCTTGTGAAAACTCTTCAATgcttatgaaaaaaatgaaacacATTTATGATTTGATAGTAAAGATAAAGACAGCAATGATAATTAATGAAAAACAAAtggatatattaataaaagagaagaaaaataaatataaaattggaAATAAATCTAGAGCTGATgaaatgataaataaaaacaccaatattatcataaataataataataataatattaatagtaatgtTAGTTGTCAGAATAGAAATGTTTTAAAATCAGATAATACAAAGGagaataatcataataaagaaatgaaaagaacagatgatgataataataaaagaaatgaatattgtacaaataataatggtgttgtaaaaaataaagaattaaatttagataaatatatagaaagtattatgaataaattaaaagagaatataaaatttgaTATTAGTAGTATTAATATTCATGagaaaattataacaaataGAATTGATGGTTTTTGGGTTTATAAAGTATCTCCTTTATTAAAAGTAAAAggaattttaaatattacaaataaatatatatatttccaacCCTATCCAAATTTTACAAAtaagaaagaaaagaaatggAATGTTGAAAAGATATTACATgtatttaaaagaataattaCAATGAAACCTAATGCTTTAGAAATAATTTTTGAAAAtgagaaaaggaaaaaatatgattctttatatatagaatttatatcatatgatGATagagaaataataataaatatattgaaaagaataaaaagtgaatgtttttttattgaagaaaataaagatttTGTATATGTAATACAAGAAAAATGGTGTGAAGGATATAtaagtaattatatatatttagatttTTTGAATTGTATTGGAGGTCGAAGTCGAAAAGATTTTTCTCAATATCCTATATATCCATGGATTATATCATGTTATAGAACAGATGAGAAACttgaatatgataataaagaaatatatcgtgatttaaaaaaaccGGTTGGatgtttaaataaaaatcgtttaaattcattaatagaaaaaatgcatgatcatgattatttttatggtTCCCATTATTCAACATTAGCTTatgttgtatattttttaattagaTTATATCCTGAATGTCAATTAAAATTGCAAAGTGGTAAATTTGATACTATATCTAGAATGTTTTTATCTATGGAAAGTACATATCATACAGCATTAAATGCGAATTCATCATTTATAGAATTAATTCCTGAATTttatgaagatgatgaaagttttttaaaaaataatttaaatataattacaaatgaaggtaatataaatgatgttATATTACCTAAATGGTGTTCTAATCCTAaagaatttttaatttttttaaaaaacgcATTAGAAAGTAATTAtgtaaatgaaaatttaaattcTTGGATAGATTTAATATTTGGTTATAAACAAAATGGTCATAATGCAAAAGaatgttttaatttatttcatcCTTTAACATATATGCAttctatattaaatgaaaaattatctagagattataataataaagataattatGAAAGTAATAAAgcagaaaaagaaaatacttttgaacaaaattttaatcaaaatattaaagattTAATAACTACTATGTCATCCAAAGCTTTGAAAACTCAATTGCATGAATTTGGACAATGTCCTTATCAAATATTTAAACAACCTCATGTATCAAAAAAGAAGATTCAGACTTTtgtttataatgaaaatatttcaaattaTCATTGGTATTATTCTGATGTGATTAATCAATTATTGAGACAGGAAatcatgaaaaaaaaaaacaaaaaacaaaaaacaaaaaacaaaacaaaaaaaaaaaaaaatcttcaTATTGGATCAAAGGGTTATGCAACAAATGAGATATGCAGGAAGAAGAGAATTGGGATTGTTGGTGGTGATAATTCTTTGGTTCATTATGACTATGAAGGAGACAATATTGATGGTGATACAGACGATGATGTGGATGATTATATGGATGATGATGTGGATGATGATGTGGATGATTATATGGATGACGATGTGGATGACAATGTGGATGATTATATGGACGACGATATGATAGATGCTACAAATCCCACTTTATCATACAACCTATCATCAGATAAACAAAGGGATATTCTGatggatgataaaaatatgaaatatgaaaatgtaaatataaataataaaagaaaggaTGATGAATATTGtgattattttaaaagatataattgGAATTTATATAGAGCAGAAACATTTTCTTCATGTAAAATAAGAGGAATAGCTAGTACATGTGAACATACTTGTTTTTCTTGTAATAatggatatataaaattaataacacataaagatttattaaattgtaatataaaaaataataataattttatatcattaaaaataagtgatgataatttttcttctataaataatattcaaaataattatgtattaGGAACATCAACAGGTAATATTGTGTTTATAAATCCAAAgagtatattaaatatagattataaaaataaatataataatatatgtgagAATAAAAGTAAGatagatataaaagaaaaagtaaaaaatcaaaatataaatcaccATCgaattgaaaataataataataataataatgatgagtATGAACACGAATTTTTTAGTGATGACCTTTCTgatgatttatttaattttcatAGTAATGACTCAAgtgattttttatataattcttttgaagatatattttatgacaaaaatgaaaatatatataataatatatatgaccatataaataataaacaagataaaggtttattttttaatgataataatatatatagtcaAATTATATCTAAGAAAATACATAATGATACAATTAATAGTATTAGTTGtagttataattatataacaacTGCTTCATCTGATGAAACTATAGAATTAATAAATGCAGATACAAACTTTGATATTATACAAGtttatgataattttaatgataaaGTTAGATATGttcaattaaaaaataaattattatttgcaATGTCTAATGATTTAAAACTTTTTGATATTAGaattggaaaaaaaaatatatatcttaataatataaataattttaatagttataataaattatttcttaatatatcatcACAGAATAGgagttcaaaaaaaaaatttattgaaaGTGCTAGAAAAaggatatataataataataataataataataataataatattatgtatgatgatgttaataataatatgatgtatgatgatgttaataataatatgatgtatgatgatattaataataatatgatgtaTAGTAAAAATTTGATTGGTTTGTCATATGAAGACAATTATGTGAGggtaaattatttaaataaaccatttctttatgaaaaaaaaataaaaaaaaatattcattcaAATTTTAATAAGAATCAATCTAATTTCATACACGCTTGTCTTattaatgattataatatattatgtgtagatgaaaaagattatttatatttttatgacaTACGAAATGAGAAATGGCATAATATCTTATCCAATTCATTAATGGGAActataaaacataataacaaatataaattaaaaaagaaaagaaattataaaattgtaTCTGCTGCTTGTAATAAACAAAGATTATGtttaataaatgatgatGGACATGTTTTTTATGAACATATGAATTTTTgtgatagtaataatatattatcaaaaacAAATTTCTTCCCTAGAAGTTCcttaataaatacaaaatatatatccttCTTTAATCAttttgatgatataaataatattaataatgattatattttatttacaacTGAAGACGCACAAATggagatatataaaaaaggaaactaa